In Tachysurus vachellii isolate PV-2020 chromosome 7, HZAU_Pvac_v1, whole genome shotgun sequence, the DNA window AAGGTGGTAAAGGTGTCGCGGTTTTCAGCCGTCTTAAGGTCTTCGCTGTGTAAACAAAGCTGGACTCCTATCAAGTAACCAggcactcttctctctctgtgtgtaaatCTATCCCATGTTTCTAGAAGAGATGTAGGTCATTCTGTTTCTGTAGGAATACAAAGTATGATACCTTATACCTTTCTTATCCCACATACAATACCCGTGAACGAGTCGTTGCTATAGGAACAATAACTTAAAGTGTTCGAGAGAATGTGACACATTATGACCAGtcagattttaaaaattttattcaaTATTGTGCTGTATTACAAACTATTCTTTTGAattgtataatatttgtatGAACGTAACATGCAGTTCATTTGAAACACTCTTTTATCAGAGAGTAAGCTGATTAACACTAGCTATCAAGTTACACACgatgagactgacagataaatTTAACCACTGGTAACAAATTCTGGCAAGCCATGACTCAGAGGCATAAcagtaaagaaaatacaaaaacgcTGAAATAGACAGATTTTTAGACACTCTTTTAAAAAATAGGTTATTCAGCAGGAACGTCAGTTCTTTCCGGACTATAAATATAGTGCAAATTAATGAAAGAATACCTTATTGTGTTATATTCTACACTACCAATTATACCTTTTCAGAATTCTAGGTTAATAGAACGTAGATAGCACTGAAAATGGGATTCAAGTATAATCAGTAATCTTCAGCCTTCAGTCACATAAAGAACTGTAAAGTTAAGTGGTAGGAGTTAAGATTTTGCTTGTAAGTAattaaagccctattcggacgagattagttttacgtgggggtaaagtaattattaccagagcttctttgtgattttagtcccgtccgaatgtgccatctctgtAATCAtcacggacaatgtcagtaaagattacggcgacttttaccttctgtaaaaaggtccggaaaaattacctcaggtaatactaatcccgtccgaatagacccactgtaaatatgtacggtaaaattccgtcatttcctgtttaaaagtagtttttggctcgttttgcaagcatggaggcgccatgttgtctgtttgcgcacgtgataacaggaagcaacgtcatacgcacatgacgacaaggaggttactgtggtgcttaaagcgagttacccctcccacttctgctagttttactgagatgtcttgtcccatGCGatttggccaattaatattacagacgtcctgaggtaaaattgcattactccacgtccccacgtaaaactaaacccgtccgaatagggctttagataGGACTTGAGAAGTTGAGAAATGTCTGGAAATTATAATGGACAGTGGTTCTCAAGCTTTGTCACCAGGTACCCTATAGTATAATAATGTATACTATACAATACGTTCCACTGATCCTTTCAGTACTGAGTAATATCATAAACGTCAATAAAACTTGGTCAATAAACCATTTAGAGCAGCGGTATGCAATGCCCCATTAGGTGCTGGTGTGGGTACAGGATTTTATTCCAACCAAACAGAAGTCCTTATACACCGGAGTCTGTTGAAAGCTAAGGTCAACTGGTTTAAACAGGTGAAATTAGGTGTGTCTTCTGCGTtactggaatgaaaacctgcacccacaccgggaCTTTCTGGATAAGACTGGACACCCCTGAATTAGAGCTTTCTATTTCTGGCATTCCACCAGCACATTAaacctgattttatttttgtgctagGACCCCAAAATATGATACCTTTTCATATTGGGATTTCTACATCCAAACAAAGGACTCCTGGGGTACCCCAATCCTACTTTGAGAACTATtggtataagacacattttgtttcatttataccTCTGACGCTGACTATGCTTTCATTAGGGGGAATCCCAGTACCAAATACTACCAAAAAGAACTAGTTTCTTAAGCATGAAGGAGGAGTCTCAGTATTGCAGACAAGTATTCACCTCCCCTTCCATGACCAAACTAGACTGGACTTGTAGGTCAGAAGTCTACACAAAATAGACCCTTATAAATTATTTGGAATAAACAAATCCTGtctagggggcatggtggcttggtggttagcacgttcgcctcacacctccagggttgggggttcgattcccgcctccgccttgtgtgtgtggagtttgcatgttctccccgtgcctcgggggtttcctccgggtactccggtttcctcccctggtccaaagacatgcatggtaggttgattggcatctctggaaaattgtccgtagtgtgtgattgcgtgagtgaatgagtgtgtttgtgcccttcgatgggttggtactccgtacagggtgtatcctgccttgatgcccgatgacgcctgagataggcacaggctcctcgtgacccgaggtagttcagataagcggtagaaaatgagtgagtgagtgagagtgaaatcCTGTCTTCGGGAAAATGTTCTGGGAAATTTCCTGTCCACCATCAAACCCATTATTAAACTCTACACAAACTATGTCACTGGTGATATCTCAATCATAAAATCTGGTCAAAGTCTTGTTACGAATTGTTTTTGCTTGTAATTCCCATTAAAATATACTTCAACCAGGAAGAAAgccatataaataaatctgtttcagACATTGTTTGAGCTTACTATGAACTTGTATGTTAAAATTatcattaaaatttaaaaatcgTTCCAATCCTGGAATGCCTCCAAAATCAACGACCAGGATTAACGgtcatgatgctaccaccactaTGCTTCACTGTGCAGAATGTTGTTCTGAGGCTTATGAACAGCAGCACCCATTTTAATAATTTAGGGGGTTTATAGCAATTGGAGCAAGATACAATCACATCTTTTCCCATTAGGCTATTTTGTGTAGATTCTTGATGTACAAGACCCATAAAAGGTCTGGGTGAGGTTTAAGAATCTGTTAGGTTGAAAGGTCACACCGCAGGTGTTAACACAACgatttaaataatgaagaaGCATTTAAAAGTACGCAAAGTATTGCCATGTCATATATATGTagagtatttatttttcatttccaaaATGGTTGACAAGGTTAGCATTTACTCCTTCTAATTAACCtcctttttacttttcttttgtaGCCTTTGTCCCCTGTTGTAATTTTTATGACCCATGTAAGGTTAATGTTTTGTAGTAAAGATAATGGttattgttttgaaaccagCAGCACCCATTTGACATGGTGTACCattccagacacacacacaaaaaaaacactggttTAATGATGTCCTTTAAAACTCAAGAGACAacctgcctctctctttctctctctctcgctctctctctctctctcgttctcgttctctctctctttctctctctctctctctctctctctctctctctctctctctctctctctttctctctctctctctctctcactcactcttcttGAATATTCTTTTTACTTCCTCTCTATGTACTTAATAAGATGGAAAGAAAAGCAGATGTTTGGGGAATTTAGGGTGGGATGATCAGTCTAGAAGGTCATGTGAGGGTGGAGCTGATGGGATATATGGGTGGGATTTGATTGAAGTGCTCCGccccctgctgctgctgctgctgctgcttgtgACTGTGGTACAGAAAAGCCTGTGTCTATTTTAGGCCTATACTCTGTGAGCCAGCCTGCTCCAACCTCCCCCCCCATATCTGCAGGCTCCGTCCTGCAGCTGTGAGGAGGAGCTTTGCCCCTCCCCGTGTGAGTACTCGCCAGAGACACacaatctctctatctctctatcatcCTCCTTCACCCACTTGCTCTAGGTCTCTTATCCTATCTAGAGCCCCTCTACCCCTACTCAAGGTCACTCGAcctctatttttatttctttttttttttggttcgtctGATGttagaatgtttatttatgtactgCAGAGCAGTGCCTCATCTGTCAttgttttatcctttttttaaaaaaaaaaaaaaaaaagtctggatTTATTAGACCAATATTTATTCCAGACAAAACCCGGTTATGTTAACGGTTTACGGCAACGGCATCCAGAAAGTCGCACGTCAAGCCGACCTATTTGCAGAATATTTTGCACAGATTATTGACATCGCAgttacgattttttttttttatatattattactatattattaatCTTGCATCAGAaggcatgtttttgttttgtttccaaaaATGCCATTGTGGAAAGCCTACTTGTGGTAAAATGATCAGTATAAAGCATGTGGCACTTATGACTCTCCGCCCTTCCGGCATGCCATATGGATAGTTGTATAACTTATGCTGAAAAGTGCCCTCTCAATTACGCTTAATTCATCATACAATTTTATTGTGCTctctaaaacaaattaaaaagggatctctttttttttttttttttttgagttataaTTTTTATGCATTGTCTATTGTTTTAGCTAGAAGGACCCACGCTGTGGCTAACTACTCTAAGATGCATTTCTGGCTTCAATTATAGATTTCCAGGCACACGATATGTGATGCTGTTAACGATACCGCTGCCTTTCGGAGCGGTACACACAGGctattttaacaataaacaactgATATCTGCACTTAATAATTTCAAACACTCAATAAGGAAAATGCCTGCACGTCAGGCTGTAAAACATCTTAGAGTAGTCTACAGTGTTTCTCTGAACAGAAGTTATtgctgttgggtttttttttgtttgtttatagtatatatcattttttttttgggttgttttttgtttttttgaaaggACAGTAGGCCTGCTTCACTTAGCCTTGCCTATTTTGATCAACACTGTCATTTCCATAGCTGACCCTGCCTTCCTTTTTCCCCAGGGTTTACAGCGATCACAGCCACCAATCCTATCTGGCTCATAAAGACTCGCCTACAGTTGGATGCCAGGTAAGCACTTATTGTATGATTAAGAGTTACATTTGGGATTGTTGCATAACCCCAAAAAAACTTAAGCCATACCCCAGTGACGAATCTTACAACTTGTCATCGGTGTATTGCAGTCACGCCACAATGAAACTTGTCACGATGTGTTTTCATCCACATCCCTCAATAAGGCAGATATCATTCTGTAAAACGTAGTCTTCTGCTGATTGGGCTTCAGTGAAAACATAAAAGGAAACGAAGTAAAGGAAAGTTTTGCTGTTCGCGCAAGTCATGTTTCTTTCTTaaccagcggtgtccaatcttatccacaaagggccggtgtgtgggtgcaggttttcattccaaccaagcagaagccacacctgattccacctgtcaaatcagttgttcttggcttttagtagactcttgtgtggcttctgcttggttggaatgcaAACGTGCACCCataccggccctttccggatcagattggacaccgctgttCTTAACACGTTGTATTCTTCACTCAAAGAATTGCTACCACATACAATGAGCAGGATTCTTGGTCTGTCCGAAATCCTAAACTTGGGTTTGAAAAGGTCTTTGGTTATCGCCAAAGAGATTGATGGATGGTGCTGACTTGCGCAAATCAGTCGGGTGGATAAAATACGATTAAGCACTCTCAGGGCCATAGCTTGGAGTTCCTGTCCTGTGGTGGTCCAaacggttaaggctctgggtgtTTTGATCCGATGGTAatggttcaagctccagcactaccaagctgcccctgttggACCCTTAAACCTCTCTAATTCCGGAATGCTGTGTCTTGGTAGACCctgtactctgaccccaactttctAACAAGCAGGGATATGGGAAGAAAATCATATATACAACGAATAAATAGAGGAGACAACAAAAGGGAAGGAAAAAACATGATTTGCACAGTTTAGTATATTCTTGCCAAGTAGGTGTCAAGCTTTTTCAGGCTGGCTTCCTCTGCTCAGGAGGCAAGTTGAGGCTGGTTTTTGAGGCGTATATTGACATAGCCACAAACTGCTGCAGGAACACCCAAGTGCAGTGGCACTGTTGGTCTTTGAATTTGACCTATTTGTGTTTTGAAGCATCAGGTATGTAAATTGTATCTTACATCAAGGTGTCCTGAAAGGTTGAAACCTCTAATCTAATAACACCGGGCAGTTCACAGGTGATCGTCAGCTGTTGGATCATAATAATGAAATTGGGACAAACAAATCCTGTGTCATGGAAAATGGTTTTGGGAAATATCCTGTGCACCATTAAGTCCAATAATAAACTTGATGCCCACTGTGTCAACGGTGCTACCTCCACCCCAAAATCTGATCTAAATCTTTTTTCCAACCTGAAATTCCAATCTGAAAACTCTTTCAGACATTATAATGATACAATGATATAATTTTTGCAATGATAATTCTATATAAAGCCTACAAATGTTCAACCATCAATTCTTGTTCAAACGTTCAATCAATTTTTTCCCCACCCAGGAACCGGGGAGAGAGGCGCATGAGCGCATTTGAGTGCGTGAGGCGCGTGTATAAAGCTGACGGGCTCCGTGGCTTTTACCGTGGCATGTCGGCCTCTTATGCGGGCATCTCTGAGACAGTCATTCATTTCGTTATCTACGAGAGCATCAAACGTAAGCTCCTCGAGTCCAAGGCAAGCGCCAACATGGATGACGAAGACGAAGCTGTGAAGGACGCCTCCGACTTCGTTGGCATGATGCTGGCCGCTGCCACCTCCAAAACCTGCGCCACGTCCATCGCGTATCCACACGGTACatgcatgtttgttttcttcagcTTAGAGTGGCAAAACATCCACATACCATTGGGGCAGATATAGTTCTTGTATATTTGATACATAGCTGAGTCATTCACTTAAAACTTACAGGTATATCATACAACAGTTTATCCATTGCAATAATGTACAACTGAACCATTTTCTCCACCCTTTTTTCTCCACCCCCAGAGGTGATCCGTACCCGGTTGCGAGAGGAGGGCAGCAAGTACCGCTCGTTCTTCCAGACTTTGAGCATGGTGGTTAGAGAAGAAGGATACAGAGCACTGTACCGAGGCCTCACCACCCACCTCGTCCGTCAGATACCCAACACGGCCATCATGATGTGCACCTACGAGCTGGTTGTCTACCTGCTCAACGGCTAAAAcggggaggaagagaagaagaggaggaggtcaagagaaagaagaaagcgATGGAGAGGAAGAGACCAAAGGAAGCAgaacaagaaaaaagagaaagagttagGACAAGGAGCTTTATGGGCCAGGCCTCAAGGAGGTGCTGTTGTCACATGGCAGGAATTAGTGCTGGTTTTGAAGCAACAAAAATGTAAGCTTGCTTCAAACCAAGCcaaaagagagatgagagaaggaaggaaggaaaggaaggaaggttGGCATGTTTCTCTTCTGAATCTGTAATGTGAAGCAGTCCTTAGAGGACTGTCAAGAGGGCAGtgcttgaaaaacaaaataagtcaACTGAATTCATTCACGATGagagtttgtttctttatttttctcatcaTTTCTTTCTGAAATTCTGAATGCTTCTTTAGGaagcttttgatttttttttttttttttttttttttttttaaatcagtgttcCTGGAAGCCAGTAACAAAATCAGTTGCAGGTTTTGCCAGCAATATTGtgatattgttaaaaaaaaaatttaattaaaattgcgGCACAAACGCAAAAAAGCTTTTCAAACATTTCCCTCTAGAGGTCAGGGTTTCCACACTGATGACAGCTCCCTACGCACACGTGACCGCTTGGCGTTTCACTCGCGTGCTGACGCCAGGCGGTCAGATCTGTGATCATTTCGCGTACTTCAAACTGAAGTGTTGTCTGttctgtttggatttttttaaacatctttcttgtctgagtgtttatattgacctgtcttgaaaaaaaaaaaaaaaatcatgagttTTAGAGGAGACACTGGCCGGGACTGGAAAATGGCGCtacttgaattaaaaaaaaataataataaaaaatctcagTATTTTAATCCAGAAACACGCATCAAGGAATTATCTATTGTCCCGTTTGCTAGCTCTTTCCTGTGGAATCAACAAATCATCAGAAATTTGTTTCGCCCTTCTGCTTCCGCACCCAGACAGTGGCTTTTCTGACCGTATATACCTATATATGCACTTTGTAGCATTTCCAAGCTACACAatccttatgtttttttctgtgttggaCAGTTTACTATAGTACTATAAGACATAGTATTTACTGTATAAGCAAGACAGTGTTTTGCGCCCAGTTCCTTTCGGAGGCTGTTGTACAGATCAGTTTAGTAAACTTCTAGTGAAggatctctgtgtttgtgtatatagtatgtatgtatgtatgtatgcacaTTAGATATTTAGTGTTCCCATGATTATGCAgtaacatgaatgaatgaatgaatgttcggGGTTCGTTTCAGATCTTGTTCTAACATCAAGGATGCGCCAATATAAATTTCGATAACGATACGATTCTCATTTCCGCCTTTAATAAGAAATGTTCAGATTCCGATATCTGATCACATTGCGACACTAATGACCAAAATGACATATTCCCTAATTAATTATTCCCATCAAAGCTAAGTGAAAATATCCAGAGAAGTGACTGAAGTGTTGTCTGGTATTTAATAAAAACTCACTCGCTTGttacttacaaaaaaaagagaaacattttacGTATAATTACTATGGATGCATCCCTTGTTGTTACATATTAACAATATTACATATTGTTACAATTATTTCTTATTCCTCGCATCTGTGAACAATTTGACGTTTCGTTTCCGTTTCGTCGATTAAGGATTACAAAAGAGCGCAGTGTTTTAATCCTAAAAACCTTTAACACTGTGCTTACATTCTTTATTCCTTATAATGAAGTACTGAATAAGCACTGTTAATCACCATCTTCTAGATGAttctagattaaaaaaaattgaaaactttttatttgtctttagtATTAATAAACTACACGAGTTGGTATAACAACACCTCTCCGAGCATCCTTTGCTACAAACCAGGCTTTGGTGTATTATATCATTTCGTTTAATCCCGAATGACAATCATATGACGCGTCTTTGACGTTACGTCACAAAACGTCATGTGGAATTCAAAAATCGTGTATGTTTTAATTgacaattttaattaaacaaaattcaaaattaaGACCTTAAAAGTACATCACGATGAATtagaattaataattaattaatagcccagtactataatataaaataacaaattaaattgTAATCATTGACTAATCAttagtgtttatacagtattcgttgaaataaaaaaattttatgcAAAATGTTGACCCTCCAAACAAAATTGAAATCGTAGAaaatcgtaaaaaaaaaaaattttttttaaacggaTTCAGAAGTTTTACATTCAGATGttatgtaatgtattttttttgtttgtttgtttgttttcccccACAATCCCCTGCACTGGGTCAACACTAACAAATAAATTGGTCACATATCAGCTtttgatgttgtgttttgttttgtttttgttttttttttcttgtgcgtgtggggaaaaaaatgtgactTTTGCTGTAATATCATGCCTCCTTATTTTGTACAAAAACgagtaaataaaaagcacataaaTGAATAATGTGGCTTTGATTGTCTACATCAGAATGAAAGAATTGCTTGATTTTACCAAACAATGAAAGACATGacatttttagattatttttacaatttattttgaaaaataacaCACTTTATCTACATATCGTctctgtcaggcggaatcctcgtatctccaaaaccgttatttttcaggaaattaaaaaaacgctgtaccttatatgcagtgcacagggtttagtccgcgttgcagtggattgtcttgtactaaattcctgtcctcagacgagcaccagaactagctggggtcaagaattttttttctttgagcccagtgttttgaagacatttacctcaatctctcgaagctctcccgcggagtgaggaagaggtggacagttgaagtgtccaatggagttatgagattcgCGCTCAaactattttcaagactttagattggttaataacttgtaaaaataacagacccacgtggggactgaccaatagcatcgatatgtgaaaaaatatgaaattgaccagatttggacatatgaggtttccgctcgacagcgacgatattttaCATTCAATGTTGTGGAACTTTTTATAGCAGAAGACATACTGACCAATACAAAGTGTTCTGGAGCCCTgggactggagactccttccatatacAGTGAGTGGAATGTTATGAGGTAAAGGTTACCACAGTGCTGTAGGAATCCTAAAGAGTCCTAAAACCCGGAAATGACATTCGTCCCAGTTGTTTCTAAGCTACACTTGCTCAGGATATTTTCAtgatttatcatatatttatatatgatctATAAATGACATCAGTAATACCGCACTCagaatttttaaagtttttttcatGTCTTGAAAAATTCTAACTCTAAATTGGACTACAGAGGTTATCGATAATCGAAAATCTTATTGGATTTTTGTCCAGGGAACTGAGATGATGCTAAGTTCTGGGTTGAGCTACATATAGTGCTACATCCCTGCAGCACTATATAGGTTGAGATGATTTCACACAAGTAGCAATCAGCTTGAAATCGCTTCCTAAACTTTGAACTGAAAAGTTACAGAGCCATTATAAAGACCATAAACGTCCCTGTCAGTATAATGGGTTACGTACATAAGTGGAAAGTTCATAAAGGCACAACTAATCGTCCCTGGACATGTGCGCCATGCAAGATTTCatcacagatgaacagacagatagaactGTCACTCTGAAGCTGTGAGTTTAATTCCCAGCACTGCCACAGCGGTATTgatgggcccttgatcaaggctcttcaagagtgtctgccaaatactgtagcTATCATGTGCTAAATAGGACATCTAAAAGCATTTGGACCCAAGATTAGGAGTCCGGTCTTATCCGCAAAGGACCGTCTGGGTGCAGGCTTAGACTTCAATCAAAAGCAATCAAAACAAACCGAAGCCAAACCTAAATCTTTCGACAACCAAAGCCAAGATCAACTAATTAAACAAGTAAAATCAGGAATGGCTCCAGAACAATTTGAAGAAACTCATTTCTACTAATTCACCATGATGTATAATGGTGTTAGTGTACTTCCAGAATAATTGGAGAACACTCTGGATCCAGGTTTCAAAATATTCATCAAAGAACACATATAGATTTATGTTAAAACCTGTGCTGCAATTACCTTTGCATTAGCTGTAACTGTAATATATTAGCGGAGTGGCATGTTGCTGAAGGTGATGTATGAGGAAGGCTTTAGTGGCAGTCGAGTAATGGAAGCTGCAGCCCTTTGCCAAGCTGAACTGCCGATACAGGAACGGTTAAGTTGTAATTTACTGCTCTGAACCTCTTCTAGTCGGGAAACTCCACCCACTTTGCAGAGGTTTCTACTTCTACTATTCTGCAGCTACAGTATTCAAGCCGGAGTCCAGCCTGCGACGTACTGTACCTCcatgctgtaactacaccaAAAGGATGCTAATGAATGCTGTGGAATGCTTGATTGTGATTGGTTTATTTGAATGTGTTAACACTTCTATAATAACGTTTAATGGATGGTATACATTTCACCTAAATACCATAAATACAATACcacaaaagtttacattttatgtaaggtgatatttatttagaattttggAAATGAGTCTCTAGTGTGACTGTTCAGTGGTTTTAAGCTCTTTTTGTGGGGAAGGTAAACTATGTACAGTAattgttgttttgtcttttgtccacGGGACAATCCAACGAACTGCTACATACATTTACGATTTGTCCACCTCTGTTCTGTACTACCGCTCGTTCTATGGCATCCActcatttgatttgtttaataGAACAGAGCGAGTGAATGAAAGCAACAGCTAATGTCTATTCATCAGCAAAAGTAATAGAGCTATTAAACCAGACAGAGGAGGGAATTGGTTGTTTTGCAACAGTGCAAAACCCATTACAGGAGTCGAATTGTGCAGCACTGTTATCAGTAGAGTGGGATTTGACTGATGGACTGTACGTGGCTACGGAagacataataaaaatactaatgaAAGCATGTTTTTGACCTGCTGTGACAGTAAATAACAAGAGAAGCAGCTGTACAAACATGATAACACCTTGATCAAAGATGCATATCCTGTGTGAGAGAAAAGGCTGCTCATACATAGGAAAGTTTGGGATACTTTAATGATGAATGCTGACTATTCACACCAAATCAAATGTAAGGAAATTCTAAAGGGTTTAATAGAATGTCTTAGTTAGAGCCGCAAGAGAAAGCTATGGAAAGCAATCCtgttaaacataaatataaatctggAATTCTTTACCCCATGGACTGAATTGCTTATGGATAAAATTATGAGCAAGGTTAAATTGACTTATAGGTATAGCAAAGTGCTAAGTCAGCTTGTCCTTCAAGCCCAaccaatcaaataaataaatgtcctgCATAGACACATTCTAACATAGTCATTTCATATGATTAAGAATCTCAACAGtcgatatttttttaaacaaataagcaaa includes these proteins:
- the slc25a36a gene encoding solute carrier family 25 member 36-A; this encodes MSQRDTLVHLFAGGCGGTVGAILTCPLEVVKTRLQSSSVTLYISEVQLSSVNGASVARMSPPGPLHCIKLILEREGPRSLFRGLGPNLVGVAPSRAIYFAAYSTAKEKLNGVLEPDSTQVHMVSAGLAGFTAITATNPIWLIKTRLQLDARNRGERRMSAFECVRRVYKADGLRGFYRGMSASYAGISETVIHFVIYESIKRKLLESKASANMDDEDEAVKDASDFVGMMLAAATSKTCATSIAYPHEVIRTRLREEGSKYRSFFQTLSMVVREEGYRALYRGLTTHLVRQIPNTAIMMCTYELVVYLLNG